From a single Salmo salar chromosome ssa22, Ssal_v3.1, whole genome shotgun sequence genomic region:
- the ecm2 gene encoding extracellular matrix protein 2 yields the protein MERWVLLSLSLLAYLYLEVVGAEAQDQRGLAGQGNGRRRGPGSAEHNQPQGVGLGRGKRRKAGGSGKGRARGNRDNQRSKPPLDLTRLGSLPHNAGGDGGSRLGILPHNAGGDGGSRLGILPHNAGGDGGSRLGILPHNAGGDGGSRLGILPHNAGGDGGSRLGSLPANAGGDGGSRLGSLPHNAGGDRGPLFIESYKSVDERQSNYNVIPGKKGQCVFQGITMFDKAVWSPKQCVTCLCSGGEVVCDEIVCPHLRCHYPYTPTGDCCPVCMDTVPNDPSDHVNPDLDPAVPRSQAEIELLLKREEEEHREEEARLLKKDAEKKRRKKQKKEEAERQRSLQEERRREEERLQMEKEEAEKRQEEAEEAMKEQEKKLEEERRRHEEDLKEKLRELEEEEEEREQEEEEEEREQEEEDVEWLLRGDVFQIFPEEPTEGEEWGVVVRRPGNTLPLGCDISDVIVTCENAQLTNFPPLNIPELKSLSLEGNAITTIPVGAFNGIPNLEWINLSKNKLVTSGIAPRAFKGLKFLSRLFLDNNLLETVPTDLPSALQELKINENHLKGIEENSFQGLSSLLILELEGNVLNEGNVDHQAFSPLSQLSYLRLGRNHFRTVPQGLPPSLLEVYLENNLIEEISDCVFNQTTNLNVISLRHNRLEESRIASLAWINHKNLESIDLSYNRLYLVPSYLPRALVHLVLVGNQIERIPGFVFAHMVPGIEYLYLSHNKLDGEGVEPQSFFGTHTSMTELCLDHNQLITVPCGINQMSSLHFLHLNNNKIRTFAEDAICDPENNEDSHIVMLRLENNLIDPRKISPTAFSCVRSYSSVVLKPQRTK from the exons ATGGAGCGCTgggttctcctctctctgtctctcctggccTACCTGTATCTGGAGGTGGTTGGAGCTGAGGCCCAGGACCAAAGAGGGCTGGCTGGCCAGGGcaatgggaggaggagagggccaGGGAGCGCAGAGCACAACCAGCCCCAGGGAGTAGGACTAGGAcggggaaagaggaggaaggcAGGAGGGTCCGGGAAAGGTAGAGCCAGGGGGAACAGGGACAATCAGAGATCAAAACCCCCCCTGGATCTGACGAGGCTGGGGAGTCTTCCACACAACGCAGGAGGAGACGGAGGGTCGAGGCTGGGGATTCTTCCACACAACGCAGGAGGAGACGGAGGGTCGAGGCTGGGGATTCTTCCACACAACGCAGGAGGAGACGGAGGGTCGAGGCTGGGGATTCTTCCACACAACGCAGGAGGAGACGGAGGGTCGAGGCTGGGGATTCTTCCACACAACGCAGGAGGAGACGGAGGGTCGAGGCTGGGGAGTCTTCCAGCCAACGCAGGAGGAGACGGAGGGTCGAGGCTGGGGAGTCTTCCACACAAcgcaggaggagacagagggcctCTTTTCATTGAGTCGTACAAGAGTGTTGACGAGAGACAGTCAAACTACAATGTTATCCCAG GTAAAAAGGGCCAGTGTGTGTTCCAGGGAATCACCATGTTTGACAAAGCTGTCTGGTCCCCCAAGCAGTGTGTCACCTGTCTGTGTAGTGGAGGGGAGGTGGTCTGTGACGAGATCGTTTGTCCCCACCTACGGTGTCACTACCCCTACACTCCCACTGGGGACTGCTGCCCTGTCTGCATGGATACAG TTCCCAACGACCCAAGCGACCATGTGAACCCTGACCTGGACCCCGCCGTGCCCCGCTCCCAGGCCGAGATTGAACTCCTcttgaagagagaggaggaggagcacagggaggaggaggcacGTCTTCTCAAGAAGGACGCCGAGAAAAAGAGGAGGAAGAAACAGAAGAAGGAGGaggctgagagacagaggagtctgcaggaggagaggaggcgcgAGGAAGAGCGGCTGCAGATGgagaaggaggaggcagagaagaggcaggaggaggcagaggaggccATGAAGGAGCAGGAAAAgaagctggaggaggagaggaggagacacgAGGAGGACCTGAAGGAGAAACTCAGGGAgctagaggaggaagaagaggagagggagcaggaggaggaagaagaggagagggagcaggAAGAGGAAGACGTGGAGTGGCTGTTGAGAGGAGATGTTTTCCAGATTTTTCCAGAGGAGCCGACagaaggagaggagtggggagtgGTGGTACGCAGACCTGGGAACACCCTCCCGCTAGGTTGTGATATCTCTGATGTCATCGTGACGTGCGAGAACGCTCAGCTGACCAACTTCCCTCCCCTGAACATCCCTGAACTCAAGTCTCTGAGCCTGGAGG GTAATGCCATCACAACCATCCCAGTGGGGGCGTTTAATGGCATCCCCAACCTGGAGTGGATTAACCTGAGCAAGAACAAGTTGGTGACATCTGGTATTGCCCCACGTGCCTTCAAA GGCCTGAAGTTCCTGAGCCGTTTGTTCCTGGACAACAACCTTCTAGAAACGGTTCCAACAGATCTCCCGTCAGCACTACAGGAACTCAAGATCAATGAGAACCACCTCAAAGGCATCGAGGAGAACAGCTTCCAAG GTCTGAGTAGCCTGTTGATCTTGGAGTTGGAGGGAAATGTCCTGAACGAAGGGAACGTGGATCATCAAGCTTTCAGTCCCCTCTCTCAGCTCTCCTACCTCCGTCTGGGCAGAAACCACTTCAGGACCGTACCCCAGGGCCTGCCTCCATCTCTACTG GAGGTTTATCTTGAGAACAACCTGATAGAAGAGATATCGGACTGCGTGTTCAACCAAACCACTAACCTGAACGTGATCTCACTGAGACACAACAGGCTGGAGGAGTCCAGGATAGCATCTCTAGCATGGATCAATCACAA gAACCTGGAGTCCATCGATCTATCCTACAACCGTCTGTACCTGGTCCCTTCCTACCTGCCCAGAGCTCTGGTTCACCTGGTCTTAGTAGGGAATCAGATCGAGAGGATCCCAG ggTTTGTGTTTGCCCACATGGTCCCGGGGATAGAgtacctgtacctgtcccacaacaAGCTGGATGGGGAGGGAGTGGAGCCACAGTCCTTCTTCGGTACTCACACGTCCATGACAGAGCTGTGTTTAGACCACAACCAGTTGATTACTGTTCCTTGTGGTATCAACCAGATGAGCTCTCTGCACTTCCTCCATCTCAATAACAACAAAATCAG GACCTTCGCTGAGGATGCTATCTGCGACCCTGAGAACAACGAGGACTCCCACATCGTGATGCTGCGTCTGGAGAACAACCTCATCGACCCCAGGAAGATCTCCCCTACTGCCTTCTCCTGCGTACGCTCATACTCCAGCGTCGTCTTGAAACCTCAGCGGACCAAGTAA